Sequence from the Lepidochelys kempii isolate rLepKem1 chromosome 7, rLepKem1.hap2, whole genome shotgun sequence genome:
GGGCTGGTTTTAGTCAGGGCAGCAAAAGCCAAAACACACATTTGAGTAAATTAACAGTCATCAGGAAATGCAAGTAAAGTGGTTGTATTGCTATAGTATGAATTAGGTTGTGATAAATTTACATCAAAACACTCTGTTGCAAAGTTTCTCTCCAGTCAAGCTGCCAATATGGTTTATGCATTGGGTTTGTATGTTGTCACTGTGTACATAGAGAAAACCACTTTCAAATTCAAAACAGACATACACTCTACTCCTTTTTACAGGAGTTAGAAACCCAGCCAGGGGAGTATTGTGTCTTACCAACTGCCAATCTGTATGTGCACATTTTGGAGGTATCTTACATTTTTAACGGCATTTTGAAAATTCTGCATTGCCTGTAGTTTAGAGTGTGTCTGCATATCAGCCTGGGGGTATAACTTCTGACTTGAGGAGCCATACCCATGCTATCTTTGATAGAGctggcacactaaaaatagagtgtagccagGGCAGTGGGAGTGACTAGCCATCCCAAGTACTTACATAGTGTCTTGGACAGGCATGCACTCTGGTACTGAGCCCCTCCTGCCACTCGTGCTGCCACAACTGCACTCTATTTTTGGCATGCCAACTCAGTTAGAACTAACACAGCTTCTTCAGCTGAGAATTATACTCCAGCTTGATGTTCAGACATATCCTCTCCTGTACACTTTCTAAGGGTATCCCTTCCTGAGGAGAAGTGGGTAGAGTAGGAGGTGATGTTACATGTAGGTGCTATAAAACATGTAGGATTGTAGATGGCAGCACACCAGGAAGcattcctccttctcttcctatGGATCTCCTGGGGCCCACAATGTTTGGAGATGCACAGTGATAGGAAATCCTAAGTTCAGCAGCCTCTTGGTGAACATTAGAAGATTCGTTTTGAAGTTGCCTTCCAACACATCCACTCAAGCAATAGGAGGCTTGAGGTCAGCCCCCGGCCCCTGTGAAGGAGGCCCAAACCCCCACCACACTGCAAGTCTGGGCCGGGCCAAGCTAACCCCAATCCCTCCAACAAGCCTTAGGTGCTACCTGACTACCTAAAATTGACTCATTGGCTGCCCAAAACCCTAAATGGAGCTGGGAGGTTGATGACACTATTTATGCTGCTGAGTCTAATTGGACCTCCTAGTGAGTGGTTGTGAGGAACCCTGGCTACCCTGGTAAGCCTTGTGGAAATTAGAGTTTACAGTGAGCCTACTAAAGTTGCAAGGGTTGAGAGGGCAACAACATTTTAAGTTCTCCAGCTACTGATTGGGCCTGTTTAGCCTCTCCAGAGCTGATCGGGTGAAGAGGTAATGCTGAGACTCTTAATGTTTACAAGTATGTGTGGCATGTACCCTGTCCTGCTGTTCCCCTTATCCATTTTCCTTCACTCTTCTGTTCCTTTCTTCTCTCCCGTCAGATCACCCTGCTTGCTTTGCTGATACTCTTCATGACCCCTTCTCTCAGTCCACAAGCTCTGTACTGTCCTCAGCATACATATTTCCCCTCCACATACACACGCACCCTGCAAGCCCTTGAATCCATTGGAAGTGAGCGTCTTAAAAGGTCCACTGGTGTGTGCTTGTGGGACTATGGTGAGAGGGAGCAGGGAGGCACCACTCCTTTTGCACCTGTTAAAATAGCTTAGTTGAATAATCTTAATTTTTAATGTCTCCTACTCTCGATTTTCAGGATACAAAACTCTGCCCAAAAAAAAGCGTTAGAAGTCTCTTACTGTTGAGAACACCTTTTTTGTTATtaaaaactttaatttaaaaacaacctGTCTTCAGTTTTGTTGGAAACTGTTTCCTTTTTCTATTGAGAAGCCACCATAGTGATGGGTTTACACTTcgaggtaatttaaaaaaaaattaaatgacagtTCAGATCTCCAGTTGTTGTCATCCTTTTTAAGTTCATTGGCGCCACCAAGCCATTTGGTTGTAGTTAATGAAAatctttaacttttaaaattgatttaattaattaatctttgGTTCAGTGCATGAGAGCTCAGGTTCATGAGTCTGTGCAGCTATGCTTTATCAGTgtcctttttttatttatttaatcttgTGAACACTTCCATTTCTTAGGGTACTGCAATTCAAAATGCCCTTGTCCAATTCACTTGAAATTTAACAGAAAAATTGTATCTCAAGCCTTGACCTAACCCACCAAGTTTGACATCATTAttcctttgtttgtttattttgggttaGAAGAGGTGAAGTGGGTCTTATGCAAATTACAAGTCATCACGTGGCCCTGAAAACCCTCTTGGGCTGCTTTTGAGTGCTATACTGCTGAACTTAACATTATGATATTGTATCTGCTAAGtaataatttgaaataaaattaatagaattgGATTTTACAGTATGATACTTAAGTGGTTTCTAACATACAGTTAAAGAGTGGGAACTAATGGGGAAAAGTTAACTATTAAACTTCATTGTGTTAGCATCTAGTGAAGAACCCCAGCCTGTGCTCACTACAGATGAACTGGTAATTcaaaggaggaggaagctgcaagAGAAGAAGATACACATTGCAGCCTTAGCAGCTGCCATTCTGTCTGACCCAGAAAACAGTGTGAGTAGTGTTCAATTTTTTTGTGTGGTACAGTAAATCAATTAATTTCAAAAATCTGAAGTAATCAAGGAATGGCAAAGTCTGCAACATGTTATGCACCCATGGAAAAGCCAAAATCAGCAGAGAGAGCACAGCAAAGGGGGGGCCATGGTTGTTGGCAGTTGTTCTGCAGACAAAGTAAATCCGCAAGACTGTGTTTGATATTACCCATACCCACCAGTAGTTGGACTCTCCACGAATTCATTGGTGTTATTGATGGGTTGGGAGTGGGGATTCCATACAGCTCCCATTCCACCAAGGCCCATAGTTCCTGTGGGCATAATGCTTTATTTGGGCTCTGCTTGCAGGCTCATGATTGGACCCTTACTTTTCAGTGTTCCAGCGTGCACTAATATTTTCCTATCATTCTGCTTAAAGTTGTATTTACTTGCTAGTTGCAACATTCCTgaactattaatttcattagatTCTTTGGGGTTTGCTGACTCCTTCCCTGGTGTTTAATAGTGTGTActaatttgtttgtttaatatcACTTTATTACAGTAGTTTTATTGCCAGATATGGGAGTTTTTCCTACTGCCACCCTTTGCGTAAAGTAGAGTGTAAATTTGTTTCTCTTTGGTATATAACCTTTATTTATTCTGCACCATATGTTTTCTTGAACAGATAAAGAAGCTGAAAGAGTTGCGTGCCATGCTAATGGAACAAGACCCCAATGTGGCTGTGATTGTTCGGAAGCTGGTGATGGTTTCTCTGATGGAAATATTCAAAGATATTACTCCTTCTTACAAAATTCGGCCTCTGACTGAAGCAGAAAAACATACCAAGGTGAAACTCCAGGTTTCTTTATAAAATAGGGTGGatagtttgttgtttttaatgtccCTGATCTAAAACAGATGTTTAACAGAAATCTAGTTTTTGAACAAATTTAACAAATCCTATTTTAACATGAAGTATTTATGggatatgtttacactgcagcatGAGCACATGCTTGAGCCGtagctcaagcctaacccccttgTGTCTATACTTCAGTTGCACTAACATAGGGCTTGGACCCAGGGTCCTAgggccctgcagggctggagggtccgaGCTTGTGTTATTGCTTTACAGTGTAGATGGAGCCCCACTTGACTCATCTCCCGAGAATCAGCTGGAAGTGTCCCATAGAATTGTGGGATAACTTCCTTATTCCTCTCTgtcccaacaatctgcaatccacttTATTGAAAATGGAAGCCCAGCCTCCTTTTGTGAATGGCAGCAACTCAGGTCATCATTAACCTGTTCTCTTCTGATCACCAAGCTGCAATCACACTATCCAAGAACCgcctgggtttgcaatggagaaCAAACTGATCAAGTCTTTTGCAAAGCAGGTTGCTTCAAACTTCCTGTAACGTGCAGGGCAGGCAGTAAAGTTTTCACACAGTGCACCAGGTCCTAGGCTAGAGCAGCCATatttgggggtaggggggagagcACTAGGGACTCTGagatatggttactttgacttgggtctgcacactgcagtgtggactcCAGAGCCATAGGTTTGACTGTGGGTTAGAAGAGTCTTAATATTGGGTTAAAATACAATGTGGATGCTCAGCTTTTCAGGGTTGTGCCTCCCCCTTAACTCTGTGTGCaccctggctgggagcagggccccgGCTTcgggagggaggtgggggtcgcagacaggggtaagggggccgaggATGGGGCTGCATCTGGGGGTGGatcttgggctggggctgggagcggagccgcagctgggggtagggctggggcaaggagcagAAAGAGTACAATTATTCATGTATTTTAGGGCTTGCATATATggggacatccaggaaaattaatctgaattaactaaaggtgtgaatttgaagttaattagttaaactgcattaaaatccctgtgtggatgctttGATTTAggattaaagtggccttaatttaatttattttaactcCTTTTGAAAGTGGTTTAAACTataccaaattaaggccactttaatgcTGAATAAGAGTGTTCACATGGGATTTAATGCAGTTTTACTAAtctacttcaaattcacaccttagttaattcagattaattttcctggatgcCCCCATGTAGATGCCCTTATATTGGATCAGATTTCTACAAGTATATTTAATTCTCTGCTAAATAAAGGCAGAATATCTTATTCTCCTGGATTTTTTGTAAAATGTTGGTTTAGAAGGTGTTTACCAATTGAGGTGGCACAACTCAGGATTCTGGCTTTGTTTTTCATAAAGGCAGTCCTATTCCCAAATCCCACGTAAATACTTGCTAGTGAAATAGATCTGGTGGGCAGAAAAAATCTCCAAGCACCAAAACTTGTACAGAAAAGTTAATTTTAATATATACCTGGGAAAGCTCTGTTAAAAACTAAACTTCAttggattaaaaaataaaaataaaaccaatcccaaaaacaagaagaaaacccAAAACACCAAACCTTATATTGGCAGTATTAGTTAACTGAAATACTTAGGTCTTTAAAATAATTCACCTGTATCATGTTTACAGGTTAGAAAAGAAACTCGGAAACTAAGGGAGTTTGAAGAAAGCCTTGTGAGCCAGTACAAGTTTTACTTGGAAAATCTGGAACAAACAGTTAAAGGTATAGTGTGGATTTTCCTCATTTCTTAGTTAAGTACATTCCTAGATacaaggtcctgatcctgccgTCAATTACATATGCATAATCCCGTTGAACTGAAAGGGCCTAGTTGTGCGCACAAAGTTACTCGCctatataagtgtttgcaggataacTGTTTATCCTTGGAATGAATATTGCTTTCTGCACCTAACATTTTCTGATTGTTATTTCATAGAAAGCTGTACTTAAGATTGATTTTACTAAAACATCAGGAAAGCCGCCAGAAAAATACTCAAAAATAATGCAGTAGCTAAGGTTTGcataataataacaaaaataatattttattcagACTGGAAGCAGAGGAAGCTGAAGAAAAGTAACGTGATCTCATTAAAAGCATATAAAGGTCTGGCAGAGATTGCAGTCAAGTGTCTGTGTGAGCTTCTTGTGGTGCTGCCTCACTTCAATTTCCACAATAACATCATTGTCCTGATTGTACCTCTCATGAATGACGCATCAAAATTGGTGGGTATCTTTCTAAttatttgtttgattttaagaGGCATTCTCttatatgaaaaatatttgatttttgaaAGTTAATTACAAAGCAACCGTAGCATGCCTCTCTTTTCaacactttttctctctctctctgtacttGACTTTTTTATTGAAAATGGGTATTCACACCATTGTAAATTTTGACATAGAAACTTAGTTGAGTAACTATTGGGATGaacttgtctctttttttttttttatataattttatgaGAATAAACATTTCAATTCACTTTACAGATTTCTGAAATGTGTTGTGAAGCTGTAAAGAAGCTCTTTAAACAAGACAAACTGGGCTCTGTTTCTCTGGGTGTTGTTAAGGTGATTTCTGGCCTTGTAAAAAGCAGAAATTATGATGTTAGACCTGAGGTAAGTTTCTTTCTGTTGTACTTCAGAATTGTTTTTGACAATGGCAAAAATAGCAAAAGTCTATACTTAGGAAAGCTATCCAGTATTTCTTCGCTTTTCCTGAGCATAGAACAAGTTTAGGGCTTCTTGACTTCCCTTAAAAAGGAGACAAGGGGTGTAGTCTGTTAGATTGACAAACCTGATGCATTTAAAGAACCTCCTCTTACTGCTTTTTGCTAGGTATAACTaattttgtgccttagcttttctgattttgtcccttcatgcttgTGCTGCTCTTTTGTACTCCTTGGTTATTCATGTTTCCTCTTTTTGTaagcttcattttttattttcagataaTTAAATAGCTTCTGATGAAGCCATATTGGACTCTTACTAGTtgtcctatctttcctttgcatcgggatagtttgcagttgcgCCTACAAGGGGTGTAGTCTGTTTGACAAATAAATTAAGGCATGCTCAAGTTATGGGTTCTAGTCACTGGATTTAAGCCAAGAAAATAGGTTAAGGTGACCAAATATGTTGCAGGAGCCAGAATTTTAAGTGACCGTGACTATAAGGAAGACTGctgtaaattaatattttatgaaAACGCATTGTGTATGTTTTCTAATTAACTATATAAAATTGTATGAAGATTCTCCAGTATTACAGGACAAAAGCTCAGTCAGACACACCCATTCTTGAAGTTCCTGATGTTGATAATCTGCTGTTGTAAATTTGCTGCACGTGACTTTGTTAAACTTCAGGCACTAAATATTTTCTGGTTTCTTTGTCAATTTTAGGTGCTAAAAATATTCCTTCATCTAAGAATTAAAGAAGTAGAAGTAAAAAAAGACACAGAAGACATTACTGCAAAGAAAAAGTTCATGTCctgtaaggagaaaaggaaaaatctttcaAGGATGCAAAGAAAGGTATAATAGAAACGGATTCCTGTTACCTTCGTTATCCTTTGGCGCTGGTAAATGCGTTGCATTATCACTGTGTATAGAGCATTTTGGGGCACATCAAGGAATTTTTAATCTTCCTAATTCTGTCCTTTTCCctatatttattataataattagcAAAACTTCTGATAGTGACTCAGTTCTGTTTATTAGTTGGTGGGAAGGGTTACCCTCCGAGTTACCCTCCAGTTACCCTTCTGCCATCATTAAGACAACTTCATTCCACCATGGAACTCGCAAAGGATCAGCAGAGCACTGAACACGGTTATTCCAGGCACCTGTGGACCCTGGGCCTCCAAATTTAGTGAGAAGTGGAATTTTTTAATTTGCCAGAATATTTAATGTCTTTAAAatgaataaccaatttatttgagcataagctttcgtgagctacagctcacttcatcggatgcatactgtggaaactgcagaagacattatatacatagagaccatgaaacaatacctcctcccaccccactctcctgctggtaatagcttatctaaagtgatcactctccttacaatgtgtatgataatcaagttgggccatttccagcacaggagagtgagtttgggggggggggggggaggagggagagagaacctggatttgtgctggaaatggcccaacttgattatcatacacattgtaaggagactgatcactttagataagctattaccagcaggagagtggggtgggaggaggtattgtttcatggtctctgtgtatataatgtcttctgcagtttccacagtatgcatccgatgaagtgagctgtagctcacgaaagcttatgctcaaataaattggttagtctctaaggtgccacaagtactccttttctttttgcgaatacagactaacacggctgttactctgaaacctttaaaatgaatatattttcagTGGAAGAAAGCAGAAGAGAAGCTGGAACGAGAACTCCTGGAAGCAGAAGCCTCTGagagtaaagaaaaaaaactgaaacTGGTAGGGAATtggagaaattttttttctgcttttgcaTGTATTCTTGCAAGCAATTAAAACTAGTTGTCTGAAGTCTATTTTGTGGTCCAATTTGTTGTCTTTTCTTTGTCACATTAGCTCAGTAGGTAAGTGATACGGGGTATGGAAGACCTCTTCTCAGGCAGAAAGGGTATTGTATGTCATGAGATAGGATCTGGGGAGGGTTCATTTTTTGCAA
This genomic interval carries:
- the NOC3L gene encoding nucleolar complex protein 3 homolog isoform X3; translation: MTPSLSPQALYCPQHTYFPSTYTRTLQALESIGSERLKRSTGVCLWDYASSEEPQPVLTTDELVIQRRRKLQEKKIHIAALAAAILSDPENSIKKLKELRAMLMEQDPNVAVIVRKLVMVSLMEIFKDITPSYKIRPLTEAEKHTKVRKETRKLREFEESLVSQYKFYLENLEQTVKDWKQRKLKKSNVISLKAYKGLAEIAVKCLCELLVVLPHFNFHNNIIVLIVPLMNDASKLISEMCCEAVKKLFKQDKLGSVSLGVVKVISGLVKSRNYDVRPEVLKIFLHLRIKEVEVKKDTEDITAKKKFMSCKEKRKNLSRMQRKWKKAEEKLERELLEAEASESKEKKLKLHTETLNIVFLTYFRILKKVQKSPLLPTVLEGLAKFAHLINVEFFDDLLVVLHSLIASGDLSYRESLHCVLTAFHILSGQGDVLNIDPSKFYSHLYRTLFRLHAGATNDDMVIVLQCLDVMLTKRRKQVSQQRALAFIKRLSTLALHVLPNSSVGILATNRILMQTFPKTDLLLDNEAQGSGLYLPELDEPECCNAQNTALWELHALRRHYHPTVQKFADHLIAGAPAEGSEALRPDLSRRCGTELFETYNMKGMTFNPPVASVTPRKKDKFLQGDSFLNEDLKELIQTHLNEAAVHRPVDFAKHLKESSLS